A single region of the Streptomyces sp. NBC_00236 genome encodes:
- the ppgK gene encoding polyphosphate--glucose phosphotransferase has translation MEIFGVDIGGSGIKGAPVDLDRGDLAQERHKVLTPHPATPEDVAGCVAEVVGHFDWQGPVGITFPGVVTSGLTRTAANVDKGWIDLDARTLLGDRLGLPVTVLNDADAAGVAEMTFGAGRGRKGTVIVLTFGTGIGSALFIDGRLVPNTELGHLELHGHDAEKHASTKAKEDGDLSWHHWAHRVQKYLAHVEMLFSPELFIIGGGVSRKADKFLPLIEHVRAEMVPAELQNNAGIVGAAMAAAGR, from the coding sequence ATGGAGATCTTCGGCGTGGACATCGGCGGATCCGGGATCAAGGGTGCTCCCGTGGACCTGGACCGCGGAGACCTGGCGCAGGAGCGCCACAAAGTGCTCACCCCGCACCCGGCCACTCCCGAGGACGTGGCCGGGTGCGTGGCCGAGGTGGTCGGCCACTTCGACTGGCAGGGGCCGGTGGGTATCACGTTCCCGGGTGTCGTCACCAGCGGTCTCACCCGGACCGCGGCCAATGTCGACAAGGGCTGGATCGACCTGGACGCCCGTACCCTGCTCGGCGACAGGCTCGGCCTCCCGGTCACCGTCCTGAACGACGCGGACGCGGCCGGCGTCGCCGAGATGACCTTCGGCGCGGGCCGGGGCCGCAAGGGCACGGTCATCGTGCTGACCTTCGGTACGGGGATCGGCAGCGCGCTCTTCATCGACGGCAGGCTCGTGCCCAACACCGAGCTCGGCCATCTGGAGCTGCACGGCCACGACGCGGAGAAGCACGCCTCCACCAAGGCCAAGGAGGACGGCGACCTGAGCTGGCACCACTGGGCGCACCGGGTGCAGAAGTACCTGGCCCACGTGGAGATGCTGTTCTCGCCCGAGCTGTTCATCATCGGCGGCGGTGTCAGCCGCAAGGCGGACAAGTTCCTGCCGCTCATCGAGCATGTGCGGGCCGAGATGGTGCCCGCGGAGCTCCAGAACAACGCGGGCATCGTGGGCGCGGCGATGGCGGCGGCGGGCCGCTGA
- a CDS encoding DUF6542 domain-containing protein, protein MSTPAGRGRPVAPAVLALRRLPNPRLTGIGAGLFAAAVMFVLGCADWLLFDGSSAVFGVLFLPVSALTALWVRPADLVTAPISVPIAFAVGIIPISGGTGGFGGQTMAVVTALAVHAGWLYGGTLVAGLIATVRKVRLMRARQRRMLLAAQTARPAGQPSPAARPAGRTPRRPSRR, encoded by the coding sequence ATGAGCACCCCGGCCGGCCGGGGTCGCCCGGTGGCGCCTGCCGTGCTCGCCCTGCGGCGGCTGCCCAATCCCCGGCTGACCGGTATCGGTGCCGGGCTCTTCGCCGCCGCCGTCATGTTCGTCCTCGGCTGTGCGGACTGGCTGCTGTTCGACGGCTCGTCCGCCGTGTTCGGCGTGCTGTTCCTGCCGGTCAGCGCCCTGACCGCGCTCTGGGTGCGGCCCGCCGACCTGGTGACCGCGCCGATCAGTGTGCCGATCGCGTTCGCCGTCGGCATCATTCCGATCTCCGGCGGCACCGGCGGCTTCGGCGGGCAGACCATGGCCGTCGTCACCGCCCTCGCCGTTCATGCCGGCTGGCTGTACGGCGGCACGCTCGTCGCCGGGCTCATCGCGACCGTACGCAAGGTCCGCCTGATGCGGGCCCGGCAGCGGCGGATGCTGCTGGCCGCGCAGACCGCACGGCCTGCCGGTCAGCCGTCACCGGCGGCGCGGCCCGCCGGACGGACCCCGCGCCGCCCGTCCCGGCGTTAG